The genomic interval AAAATTCATTTATACAGGGACTGTTGATCATCTCAGAAAGACAGATATAATCGTTGAAGCTATTTCAGAATTAAAAGAAGAATTTATCTTCGATATATTTACACAAAGCAGCAACAAAACAACTAAAAAAATAAAAAATATCGGTGATGGAAGGATAAACATTTATCCTGCAATTCCAAGAAATGAGCTTTTTAAACGGATAGCAGACTATGATATTGGTATCGGATTGATTCCCGAAAATGATCTATATAGTGTCTCTTCGCCAACAAAAACACTTGAGTATTACAGCATTGGAGTGCCTGTTATTGTTAATTATTTGCCAGAATATGTTTCACTTTTTGACAATATGAGTGCCTTTTTTTGCGATTTTACAAAGGAGAGCATACGTGAAACAGTACAAAAAGTCTTAAATATTCCAAAAGAGAAACTTTTTGCAATGGGACTTAAAGGGAAGCAGATCGTAAAAGAGCAACGGGATTACAGAGTCTTAAGTGAAAAATTGTATAATTTCATAAAAGATGCATATAAACAACAAAAATCATAAATGGGAAATTTTCCTAAAATAATTGTAAGCTATTTTTTTGGACATAACAGTATCCCGCTTGGTGCATCATGTGTAAGAGCATTACAAGCTCTCAACTATGAAGTGCTTTGTTTTAACAGCGGCATAAACAATCCATTAGAGAAATATTTTTTCAAACCTATCAATAAAATATTCTGGAACGTTGGCCTAAAAAAAATTGATATATCAAAAAATTCTCCTTGGAATAATCAAAAATTCATCCAAAAACTTTTGGAAAATGCAGTAGCCGAATTTAAACCTGACATACTTTTTATTTTAAGAGGGCATGGATTTGATGGAGAATATCTGCAATATCTAAAAAAACAATATAAAATCAATAAAATTGTCGGTTGGTGGGTCAAGGGTCCTAAATGGTTCGACCTAATGCTTTACGAGGCAAAATTTTATGACCACTTTTTTTGTATTCACAAGGAAGGGTACACCGCCGAGGACAAAATAGAGTATCTACCTGCTATAGCCGTGGATGACATCCTCTACAGGCCGCTCCATACTGGTTCCAATAAGCAATATACGAATAATGTTGTGTTTGTAGGAAGCTGGACACAAAGAAGACAGGACATCATAGAAGAATTAACAGGTTATCCAATTTCAATTTATGGCCCAAAATGGTTAAGAAAAAATATATTAAATTTTAAGATGTGCAAGATGATAAAAAGCAATAGCATCTGGGGCGAAAAGCTTATAGAGTTGTATAATAAAACAAAGATAGTAATAAATATATCTCAATGGGATACATCAAATTTATCCGGACTCAACCTGAGGATCTTTGATATCCCTGCATGCGGTACTTTTTTAATTACAGATTATTCCGATGACCTAAAGGAATTTTTTAGGCTTGGAAAAGAAATCGAGACTTTTAAAGACAAAGAGGAATTAAAAGATAAAATAGCATACTATCTCAGAAATGACGATGAGCGTGAAAGAATTGCGATGAATGGATATAAAAAAGTCTTGAGACTTGGAACCTATAAGGATAAAATGGCTGAACTATTACGCAGAATAAGCTTTACATAATTATATGAGAATAAGGTGAAACAAAATATTTCATGTAACATATGCGGAAGCAACAACTATAAACTTATCTTCAGGGTAAAGGATTTAAATTACCGGACTACTGACGAAGAGTTTAGCATTGTCAAATGCAAAAAGTGCGGACTCGTATACATAAATCCTCAACCTGTCAATCTCGAACAGTATTACCCTAAAACCTATATTCCCTATAACTCTATCACCAAAGACGCTGTTTTTAAGTTGCCTCTACGCAAGGCACTAGAGCTTTTCTACGGCTATCCATGCAAAGAATTTGTCTCGGTAAATTTGATGGCAAAACTGAGACACATCCATAGATTGTTCGAAATAAACTCCAAAGACAATTTTTTTCTTTACAGGATACCGTACAACAGGACTAAAAAAATATTAGATGTTGGTTGTGGGAATGGCAGCTATTTGTTGTCCCTTAAGTCCCTTGGATGGGATGCACGCACACAGCTTTATGGCATCGACTTCCCCAATGAAACGCTCAAATATTTAAGGGATATTGAACATATAAATATAATAGAAGGCAATTTTTTTGAAACAGATCTGCCAGAAAATTTTTTTGAAGTTGTTACACTACGCCATGTATTGGAACATTTCTCTGCCCCCGCATCTACACTAAAAAAGATTTTCAATATACTAAAGCATGGAGGGGTTGTCTTGATAAATGTTCCAAATTTTAAAAGCATAGAAGCACTGCTTATTTTTAAGGAAAAATGGCGTCATATAGATGCTCCAAGACATCTATTTCATTTTTCGCCAAAAGTGCTTAAGAGACTTCTAACAGATGCTGGATTCTCTATAAAACATATGTCTTTAAAAATAGCCAGCAGTCCATTTATAAAAAGCTTGGAACATTGTGGCTACCATGCCCCTAAATCTGTGGAAAAATATATAATAAAAAATATGCTCAAGCTGGCAAAGCTTTTTGGATTTAGCGGAGAGATTTTATGTATCGCAATAAAAAAATAAAATATTTTGTGAAAGGACTGCAATGAAAGGGATTATATTAGCAGGCGGTAGCGGAACAAGACTATATCCCATAACAATGGCTGTCTGTAAACAGTTATTGCCTGTTTATGATAAGCCTATGATTTACTACCCTCTCTCCGTACTTATGCTCGCGGGGATAAGAGACATTTTAATAATCTCAAGGCCTCAGGATTTATCGAGGTTCAAAGATATATTAGGCGATGGCTCCCATATAGGACTTAATTTATCCTACAAAGAACAATTATATCCCAATGGTATTGCAGAGGCATTCATAATAGGAAAAAATTTTATAGGTAGCAATAATGTCTGCCTCATACTAGGAGATAACATATTTTATGGTCAAGGATTAACCAAGCTGCTCAAAAAAGCAATTGTAGATATAGAGACAAAAGGTGGGGCCACAATTTTTGGTTATTGTGTAAATAATCCTGAGAGATATGGAGTTGTTGAGTTTGATAAAAATGGAAAGGCATTATCCATAGAAGAAAAACCAAAAGTTCCTAAATCAAAATATGCAATAACTGGCTTATACTTCTATGATAACAATGTTATAGAAATTGCCAAAAATATTAAGCCATCACGGAGGGGTGAACTCGAGATAACGGATGTAAATAATGAATACCTCAAAAAAAATAAACTCATGATTGAAATACTTGGAAGGGGATATGCATGGCTCGATACAGGAACTCACGACAGCCTTTTGGAAGCTGGTGAATTCATAGCAACTATCGAAAAAAGGCAAGGACTGAAGATAGCTTGCATAGAGGAAATCGCATATCGGATGGGTTATATCGATCAAGAACAGTTATTAAGGCTTGTAGAACCTTTAAAAAAAAGCGGATATGGCAAGTACCTTTTAAATGTTATCTGTTACGAACATAATCTGTAAAAAGGGGGATAAGATTTATGCCCTTTAATTTCAAGAGACTCTATTTTCCTGAGGTTGTACTTATTGAACCAAAAATCTTTGAAGACAATAGGGGGTTCTTCATGGAGATATACAAATATTCAGATTTTAGCAAGTTTGGAATAAGAGAATCCTTTGTTCAGGATAACTATTCCAAATCTGCAAAAGATGTCTTGAGGGGACTTCATTACCAAAAAAACCCCATGGCACAGGGTAAACTAGTTCGTTGTTTCAAAGGAGAAATCTTTGATGTAGTAGTGGATATCAGAAAAGACTCTCCAACCTATAGTCAGTGGATAAGCATCATCCTATCTGAAGAAAATAATCTCATGCTTTATATTCCGCCTGTATTTGCCCATGGATTTGTTGTCTTAAGCGACTATGCAGAGGTGGTTTATAAATGTAGTAAAGAATATTCTCCGGATCATGAAAAGGGAATTATATGGAACGATCCTGATATTAATATCAAGTGGCCCGTTGAGAATCCTATACTTTCCGAGAAGGACAAAAAGCGTCCTCCTCTAAAATTTGCTGAAAATAATTTTAGATATTTGCCTAAGTGATATGAAGTTTTTAATTACAGGAGCAAATGGACAACTTGCAAGAGAGTTTCTGATGACTCTAAATACGCATGATGTAATTGCACTGAGTAAAGAGCATCTGGATATATCCAATCCAAATGCTGTATCAAATGCTATTTCACAACATAAACCTGATGTTGTTTTAAACTGTGCAGCATATAATTCTGTAGACAGAGCAGAAGATGATTTTGATTCAGCATTCAGGACAAACGCTATAGGGGTTAGAAATTTAGCAACTGCCTGCAAAATGCATAATACTCTTATAGTCCATTACAGCACCGATTATGTATTTGACGGAGAAAAAAATGATTTCTATACAGAGGAAGACAAGCCTAATCCAATAAACAAATATGGGGAAAGCAAATTATTGGGTGAAAAATACTTAACAGAAGAAACAGATAATTTTTTATTATTTAGGGTTAGCTGGGTATTTGGTAAAGGCAAGCAGAATTTCCTTTATAAACTATCGGAATGGGCAAAGAAAAACAATGTGCTGACGATAGTATGCGACCAAATCTCTGTGCCGACTTATACCGTAGACATTGTAAAATTTACACTTCTTTCAATAAAAGAAGGACTCAGAGGAACATATCACTTGACAAACAGCGGGTGCGCATCAAGATATGAAGTTGCACGATATTATTTAGAAAAAATAGGTCTTACTAATTTAATTCTTCCTGTTAACTCTGAGGATTTTCATGAAAAGGCCAATAGACCTCATTTTTCTGTCATGTCAAATGTAAAACTCTCAAAGGCATTAAAACTTTCCATCCCTTCATGGAAAGAAGGTATCGAAAAATTTATTAAAAGGGGTATGAAGTGAAAAGGCTCTTAGTTACAGGTGGTGCTGGTTTTATCGGAAGTGAATTTGTAAGACAGGGAGTAAAAAGAGGATATAGAATTGCTGTTGTGGATAAAATCACCTATGCAGGTGATTTTATGAGAATAAATGACATTAAAAAGGAAATAGACATTTACATAGGGGATATTACAGACAGAAAGTTTATGGAAAGTGTCTTTAAGACAGCAAAACCGTATGCGGTTATCCATTGGGCAGCAGAGAGCCATGTTGATAGAAGCATTATAGACGCATCACCATTTTTCGATACAAATGTAAAGGGAACCCAAATTCTGCTGGATATTTCAAAAGCCTATGAAATAGAAAGGTTTATAAATATATCAACAGATGAGGTATATGGCGAACTTGGAGAAGAAGGACAATTTTATGAAACAACACCTTTAAATCCTAATTCTCCTTATTCAGTCAGCAAAGCATCTGCAGATATGCTCGGAAGAGCATATTACAGGACATATGGAGTGCCTGTGCTAACAGTAAGACCATGTAATAATTATGGTCCATGGCAGTATCCTGAGAAACTCATCCCAATGGTAATACTAAAGGCAATAAATAATAAGAAAATCCCTATTTTTGGAACTGGGCAAAATATTAGAGAATGGCTATTTGTTTCTGATTGTGTAGATGCTGTATTTAAAATCATGGAAAAGGGTAAGATAGGAGAAACATATAACATTGGTAGTAGTGAAGAGAAAAAAAATATTGAAGTCGTTAAAATAATTTTAAAATTATTAAAAAAATCTGAAGATTTAATCGAATATACCAGTGACAGACTAGGCCATGATTTCAGGTATTCTTTAAATTCAGATAAAATAAACAAACAACTAAAATGGAAGGCTAAAACCGCATTCAATAAAGGAATCGAAAGAACCGTAAAGTGGTACATAGACAATATGGTATGGACAAACACTAAACTTGCTCATCTGGAGAAGTATTGGAATACTGTTTATAAGAAAAATAACAAATAGGCTATGAAAAAAATAATGAAAAAAGACCAAAGTGAAAAATCAATACAAATTGAATATGCTGCCTTAATCTGCCTCAGCATTTTAATCTTTATTCTCCCCATTGCCCATACAGCAACTATTAGGTCTTTTGCTCTTTTCACTCCTCTTGTGTTATTAATTTTAAAATACTGGCATGATAAAGATTTTAAATGGATCAAAACTTCCTTTGAATTACCTTTTCTTGCATTTTTTATAATTGCATTAGCTTCTCTACCAACTTCCGTAGATTTTCATGAGAGTTTTAAAGAAATAAGAGGAGAATTAATTAAACCCATAGTGCTTTTTTATTTAACATATTTTGCAATTAAGAAAGAAACCGACGGATTATTACTGCTAAAAGTACTTTTTTTAGGGAGTCTCATATTTAGTCTTTATTCTTTTTACGACTTCTACAAAAATGGTGGCACATGGTTTTCTGTAACATATAAGGCAGGAGGATTAAGAGACCCAGGTGGTGGTGAGGTTGCTGCCGTATATCATACAATGGTCATGCCATTTCTTTTCTGGGGATTATTTTATGTAAAAGATATATGGCAACGCATTGGATTATCTGCTTTGCTTGCGATTAATCTTTTAGCATTTCATATAACATTTGTTCGTGCAGGCATGCTGGCAATAGCATTTCAAATGGTTTTAATAATCGTTTTGTTAATACTCCAAAAGCGATGGGTATGGAGTTTTATACTATTAATCTTTGCAGTTACTGTAAGTTTTGTATATATTGAAAATAAAATGTTTCGTGAGATGCATACAGAAAAAATACCTTCACTGAGAGAATATATGATGATGCCACCTGAAGACATAGCAGGGACCTCTCCATCTTCTATGAAGCAGCGATTGGCAATGTGGAAGGTCGCAATTGATAAAATATCTGAAAATCCTTTTTATCCTCATGGTTATGGAAGATTCCTATTTGGCAAGACAGTAAGAAATGAAAAAAACAAGTATTTTATATATCCACAGACTCACAACACTTTTATAGGTATTGCTTTTGAACTTGGCATACAGGGCTTAATTATATTTCTATGGATGATAGGGACATTCTTCTTTGTTTGCTGGAGATACTGGCACAAATCCAAAGAAGACAACACCACTGGATATCTGTCAGCGTCTTTACTTACAATGATGGCAGGATACTGGATAAATAATTTCTTTGGAAGTTTTGACGGTGATGACAGTAAGCTGCTTTTTATGATGCTACTTGGCATAGGCATGGCTGTTATGCACAGGCTCCCAAAAGAAAAGAAACTATTAATCCAAAAACAATGAAAAAGATCCTCTTTATTCGCCGTGACAATATTGGTGACCTTGTATGCACAACATCTGCAATTTATGCAGTTAGAGGGATGATTGAAAAAAAATCGGTTTTAAATTATAATAATTAGAAACCGATGAATATATTTGCAAATCGGAAATCAGAACTACACACCCTTGAGTCAGAATACGCCAAGGAGTCTGCACGGTTTGTCGTTATTTATGGCAGGCGCAGAATTGGCAAAACAACACTAATCAAAGAATTCCTGAAAAATAAGCCCTACATATATTTTCTTGCAGACAGACAGATTGAAATAGAATTAATCGATAGGTTTCGAGATGTAGTCTCTGAATATCTTAAATATCCGCATATTAAAGAAATTGATTTCAAGACATGGGACAGCATTATTGACTACTGGATAAGACATTCAGATTTTTCCACAAAAGTGGTTGTTGTGATTGATGAGTTTCAGTATATAGCAAGGGTAAATAGTGCCTTTCCGTCTATATTGCAAAGAATCTGGGATGAGAAACTCAAAAGCAAAAACATTATGCTTATCTTATGCGGCTCTTTGATAAACATGATGTATTCAACTACCCTGAGTTACAACAGCCCTCTATATGGCAGACGCACAGGACAGTTAAAAGTAGAGCCTATCAGTTTTAATGCCTTTTCAGAGTTTTTCCCGAATCTCAGAACAGAAAGGCTTATAGAGTTTTACAGCGTAATTGGCGGGGTTCCTAAATACATGGAAATATTCAATCCCAAAAAAGATGTATTTCATAACATCCGTGAATACATCTTAAATAAAACAGGCTATCTTTATGCTGAGCCGAGATTTATCCTTTCTGATGAGTTGACAGAGACTACAACATATTTTTCTATTCTAAAAACCATTGCGCAGGGTGAAAGAAAGATGGGCAATATCGCAGCACGACTTATGACACCAACGCAAAACCTCACAGGATATTTTAATGTGCTGATAGATCTTGATATACTTGAAAGAAGAGTGCCTGTCACAGAAGAAATGCCTGAAAAAAGCAAGATGGGTTTATACTTTATAAAAGACAATTTCTTTCGTTTCTGGTTCAGGTATGTATTTGCCAATCAAAATTATCTTGAGCTTGAAAATACGGACTATGTTTTGCAAAAAATCAAAGATGATTTCGATGAGTTTGTAAGCATCACCTTTGAAGATATTGCACCATACATTCTCTTTAGCAAAGAAATGATAAAAAAACTGCCTTTTGAACCCGACAAGTGGGGGAGGTGGTGGGATAGAAATGATGAGATTGACCTCATAGCACTTAATAAAAAGGAAAAAAAGGCTCTTTTCGTGGAATGCAAGTGGAGCAAAAGACCTGTTGATGTTGATGTCATGGAAAACCTTAAAAGAAAAGCTAACAGAGTTGAGTGGTTTAAAGAAAAACGAAAAGACTATTTTGCAATTATAAGCAGAAAGGGGTTTACAAAAAGACTGCATGATTATTCTGAAAAATATGGAGTTATCCTTATAAGCATCTCATGAAAAAAATCCTCTTTATTCGCCGTGACAATATTGGTGACCTTATATGCACAACACCTGCAATTTATGCTGTGAGGCAAAAATATCCTGATGCAAAGATAGGAATACTGGTCAACAGCTATAATGCTGATGCAATAATAAACAATCCTGACATTGACGAAATATATGTCTATGAAAAGGCAAAGCATGTGCCTGAGAAAAATAAGCTTTCTGTATGGTGGAGCAATCTAAAAGTCCTTATGAGAATAAGAAAAGAGCAGTATGATGTTGCCATCGGGTGCGGCTCTTATTCTCCGAGACTTGTAAGATATACCTATATGACAGGTGCAGCAGTGAGAATAGGATATTTGTCGAAAAATGTTGACAAGTCTAAATCCTACAATATGCCTATATGCGAACCAGAAAAGCCTTTGCATGAGGTAGAGATGGTCTTTAATCTCTTATCTCCCCTTGACATAAACAATACGCCATCACCATTAAGAATTTTCCCATTATCCGATGAAACACAAAAGGTTAAAAATTTTTTAAATATCTCAGACATTAAGGAAGGAAAGCCGCTTATAACCTTTCACATAAGCAGCAGACGTCCTGAAAACAGATGGCCTATTGATAAATTTATAGAGCTTGCAAGGCTTATTATCAGCCGATATGATGCCAATATCTTGCTTTTGTGGTCCCCAGGAAGTGAAAAAAATCCTTATCATCCCGGAGACGATGAAAAGGCAGAGTTAATTATTAAATCAGTGCCTCAAATTATTCCATACAGAACAAATCATTTAAGAGAACTTATTGCTGTCCTTAGCTTTGCCAATCTGGTTGTCTGTCTTGATGGAGGAGCAATGCATATAGCAGCAGCACTTGGAAAACCAATTGTAACAATATGGGGATCTACAAACCCCGACAGATGGAGGCCATGGGGAGTAAAACATATAATTCTTCAGGATGAAAACAAAAAGGCTGAGAATATAAGCATTGAGGCAGTTTTTAATGCAGTGGAAAAACTTTTAGCTTAAATGTTACTTTATTTTTATGCGTTACGGCACTAAGGCAATAAAAAAGGCAAAACTTGAGGTTTGGGACAATCCTAATCCTGAAAGGGATTATGAGATCAATATCTCATTTCCTGAATTCACCTGCCTCTGTCCTCGTTCAGGCTATCCAGACTTTGCAACCATCAAGATAAACTATGTCCCTGACAAAAAAATTGTGGAATTAAAGGCATTAAAGCTCTATCTGAATTCATTCAGAGATGTTCACATCTCCCATGAGGAGATAACAAACAGGATATATTCAGAACTCGAAAAAGCTCTTAAACCAAGATTTCTTGAGGTGGTAGGGGATTTTAACCCGAGAGGAAATGTAAAGACAATTATCCGTGTGGTGTCAAAGCAGCCTTAGCCTTCTCAATGAACTCTCTCATTTTTCTCAAATCCTTCTTTCCTTTTTCCTCCTCTATCCCACTGCTGACATCAACTGCATATGGCCTGACCCATCTGATGGCCTTTTCGATATTATCAGGATTAAGGCCACCTGAAAGTATAATCCTGCCAAATCTCTTTGCTTCTACAGCGATATCCCAGTTGAATATTTGGCCTGTGCCTCCAAATGATTCAGGGGAATAAGTATCAAGCAAAAATGCAGAACATCTGTATTTTTCGAGTGGTTTTAAATCTGTAAAATCCCTCAATCTAAATGCCTTTATGACTTTGTGCCAGATGCTGCACATATCAGGACCCTCATCTCCATGCAGTTGAAGGACATTTATACCTGTGAAGTTCATTATTTCCTTTATCTTTTCTGTATCTTCATTCACAAATACACCGATAGTTGTCACAAATGGCGGCAGAAGAGATATTATTTCTCTCGCCTTCTCAGGAGAGACACATCTTGGACTTTTTTCAAAAAATATAAATCCAAGGGCATCTGCACCATAATCCACTGCAGATAGCGCATCCTCAATATTTGTTATTCCGCAAATCTTAACACGAATCATATTTAAACTTAAATAACGAAAGTATTGGTTACTTGATATGCTTTTTATAAATTATACCACGGGCAACTTTGCCAGTGATTCCCTAATCATCTCGTCAGGATATTCATAATCTACAAGTCTTCCAGCAAGATAATCAGAATATGCAGCAAGGTCAAGGTATCCATGTCCGCTGAGGTTAAATAAAATACACTTGCTTTTGCCTTCTTCTCTACATAACAATGCATCATCAATAGCAGCCCTTATAGCATGAGAGCTTTCAGGTGCAGGAATTATAGCCTCTGTTTTTGCAAATGTTATCGCAGCCTCAAATACAGAAAGCTGACCATATGCCCTCGCCTCAATAAGACCATCTTTATAAAGCTGAGAAACCAAAGGAGACTCTCCATGATACCTCAACCCTCCTGCGTGAATTCCAGGAGGTATAAAGTCATGACCAAGTGTGTACATCATCAAGAGAGGGGTAAGCCCTGCTGTATCACCAAAGTCATATCTGTACTCTCCTTTTGTCAGGGTTGGACAAGATACTGGCTCTACAGCAATAGCCTTTATATCTCTGCCATGAATTTTATCATATATAAATGGAAAGCTTATTCCTCCAAAATTGCTCCCTCCACCACTGCACGCAATCACTATATCAGGATACTCACCAATCAGCTCTAATTGTCTTTTTGCCTCAAGCCCAATAACCGTCTGGTGCAGCAGGACATGATTCAATACAGAACCAAGGGCATAATTTGTATCATCATGAGTTGCTGCATCTTCAACAGCCTCTGAAATTGCTATGCCAAGGCTCCCGGGATTATCAGGATTTGCTTCGAGTATTTTTCTACCTGAATTGGTAACAGCAGATGGGCTTGCATGGACATTTGCGCCCCATGTCTCCATTGCAATTCTTCGATATGGTTTTTGATTATAGCTCACTCTGACCATATAAACAGTCACATCAAGACCAAACAAACTTCCAGCCAATGCCATTGAAGAACCCCATTGACCGGCTCCTGTCTCTGTTGCAATCCTTTTTATTCCTGCTTTTTTATTATAATAAGCCTGTGGAATTGCTGTATTTGGTTTATGACTGCCTGCAGGGCTCACGCCTTCATATTTGTAATAAATCCTTGCTGGTGTCTTTAATGCATCCTCCAATCTCTTGGCCCTATAAAGAGGAGAGGGTCTCCAAAGTGCATATATGTCAAGGACTTCGTCAGGGATGTCAATCCACCTTTCTGAAGTCATCTCCTGTTCTATCAATGCCATGGGGAAAATAGCTTTTAAATCATCTGGTCCTGCTGGTTTTTTGGTACCCGGATGAAGTGGTGGGTTGGGAAGATTTGGCATATCAGCCATAATGTTATACCACTGCCTTGGTATCTCTTTTTCTGATAAAAGAATCTTTGTTTCCTGCATTTTTTCTCCTCCTTACCATAATCCGTAATGATTCACAACTCACATTAATGAATGTGATATAATACCAAAACTCGAAATATTATGCAGAAAATAAAGATTATTAGAAAATTACCTGACAAAAACGGATACTTCGGGCAATACGGTGGAAGATTTATCCCCGAAACCCTTATGCCTGCACTTCAGGAACTTGAAGAAGCATATTCAAAGACTAAAAAAGATATATCATTTCAAAACGAACTAAAACATCTTCAGGAAACATATATTGGGAGACCAACGCCTCTTTACTTTGCAAAGAGGCTTACAAGACATCTCGGGGGAGCAAAGATATATCTAAAGCGTGAAGATTTGGCACACACAGGCGCACATAAAATAAATAATGCACTTGGACAGGCACTTCTTGCAAAAAAAATGGGTAAAAAAAGATTAATTGCAGAAACAGGTGCAGGACAGCATGGCGTGGCCACTGCTACAGGCGCTGCCCTTGTTGGATTAGAATGTGAGATATACATGGGTTCAGAAGATGTGCAGAGACAGTCTTTGAATGTGTTCAGAATGAAATTGCTCGGTGCAAATGTTAATGAAGTCAATATAGGTTCAAAGACATTAAAAGATGCTATAAACGAAGCATTGAGAGATTGGACAACAAATGTGAGAAACACCCATTATGTGATGGGAACAGTATTTGGTCCACATCCTTTTCCTATGCTGGTAAGAGACTTCCAGTCTGTAATAGGCAGAGAGGCAAAAAAACAGATACTCAAAATAGAGGGCAAACTACCTGATTATCTGATAGCATGTGTAGGCGGCGGCAGCAATGCTATGGGCTTGTTCTATGAATTCCTTTACGATAATGTAAAAATGATTGGGGTAGAAGCAGGAGGAAAAGGAATAGAATCAGGAGAACATGCTGCAAGATTCGCAGGAGGTTCTATCGGTGTTTTTCAGGGATGTAAAAGCTATCTGCTTCAGGATGACAATGGTAACGTGCTTGGTACACATTCAGTATCAGCAGGGCTGGATTATGCCTCCATAGGTCCTGAACATCCTTATTTAAGAGATATAAAAAGGGTACAATACACATATGCCACAGATAAAGAGGCATTGTCAGCATTTGAACTCCTCTCAAAAACAGAGGGCATAATACCTGCACTTGAGTCAGCACATGCCATTGCAGAGGCTGTGAAACTTGCACAATCACTGCCTAAACATAAAATCATCATAGTTAATTTATCAGGA from Dissulfurispira thermophila carries:
- the queF gene encoding preQ(1) synthase encodes the protein MRYGTKAIKKAKLEVWDNPNPERDYEINISFPEFTCLCPRSGYPDFATIKINYVPDKKIVELKALKLYLNSFRDVHISHEEITNRIYSELEKALKPRFLEVVGDFNPRGNVKTIIRVVSKQP
- a CDS encoding phosphoribosylanthranilate isomerase, which codes for MIRVKICGITNIEDALSAVDYGADALGFIFFEKSPRCVSPEKAREIISLLPPFVTTIGVFVNEDTEKIKEIMNFTGINVLQLHGDEGPDMCSIWHKVIKAFRLRDFTDLKPLEKYRCSAFLLDTYSPESFGGTGQIFNWDIAVEAKRFGRIILSGGLNPDNIEKAIRWVRPYAVDVSSGIEEEKGKKDLRKMREFIEKAKAALTPHG
- the trpB gene encoding tryptophan synthase subunit beta, coding for MQKIKIIRKLPDKNGYFGQYGGRFIPETLMPALQELEEAYSKTKKDISFQNELKHLQETYIGRPTPLYFAKRLTRHLGGAKIYLKREDLAHTGAHKINNALGQALLAKKMGKKRLIAETGAGQHGVATATGAALVGLECEIYMGSEDVQRQSLNVFRMKLLGANVNEVNIGSKTLKDAINEALRDWTTNVRNTHYVMGTVFGPHPFPMLVRDFQSVIGREAKKQILKIEGKLPDYLIACVGGGSNAMGLFYEFLYDNVKMIGVEAGGKGIESGEHAARFAGGSIGVFQGCKSYLLQDDNGNVLGTHSVSAGLDYASIGPEHPYLRDIKRVQYTYATDKEALSAFELLSKTEGIIPALESAHAIAEAVKLAQSLPKHKIIIVNLSGRGDKDVQQVARIKGIEL
- a CDS encoding TrpB-like pyridoxal phosphate-dependent enzyme encodes the protein MQETKILLSEKEIPRQWYNIMADMPNLPNPPLHPGTKKPAGPDDLKAIFPMALIEQEMTSERWIDIPDEVLDIYALWRPSPLYRAKRLEDALKTPARIYYKYEGVSPAGSHKPNTAIPQAYYNKKAGIKRIATETGAGQWGSSMALAGSLFGLDVTVYMVRVSYNQKPYRRIAMETWGANVHASPSAVTNSGRKILEANPDNPGSLGIAISEAVEDAATHDDTNYALGSVLNHVLLHQTVIGLEAKRQLELIGEYPDIVIACSGGGSNFGGISFPFIYDKIHGRDIKAIAVEPVSCPTLTKGEYRYDFGDTAGLTPLLMMYTLGHDFIPPGIHAGGLRYHGESPLVSQLYKDGLIEARAYGQLSVFEAAITFAKTEAIIPAPESSHAIRAAIDDALLCREEGKSKCILFNLSGHGYLDLAAYSDYLAGRLVDYEYPDEMIRESLAKLPVV
- a CDS encoding glycosyltransferase family 9 protein, with translation MKKILFIRRDNIGDLICTTPAIYAVRQKYPDAKIGILVNSYNADAIINNPDIDEIYVYEKAKHVPEKNKLSVWWSNLKVLMRIRKEQYDVAIGCGSYSPRLVRYTYMTGAAVRIGYLSKNVDKSKSYNMPICEPEKPLHEVEMVFNLLSPLDINNTPSPLRIFPLSDETQKVKNFLNISDIKEGKPLITFHISSRRPENRWPIDKFIELARLIISRYDANILLLWSPGSEKNPYHPGDDEKAELIIKSVPQIIPYRTNHLRELIAVLSFANLVVCLDGGAMHIAAALGKPIVTIWGSTNPDRWRPWGVKHIILQDENKKAENISIEAVFNAVEKLLA
- a CDS encoding ATP-binding protein; this encodes MNIFANRKSELHTLESEYAKESARFVVIYGRRRIGKTTLIKEFLKNKPYIYFLADRQIEIELIDRFRDVVSEYLKYPHIKEIDFKTWDSIIDYWIRHSDFSTKVVVVIDEFQYIARVNSAFPSILQRIWDEKLKSKNIMLILCGSLINMMYSTTLSYNSPLYGRRTGQLKVEPISFNAFSEFFPNLRTERLIEFYSVIGGVPKYMEIFNPKKDVFHNIREYILNKTGYLYAEPRFILSDELTETTTYFSILKTIAQGERKMGNIAARLMTPTQNLTGYFNVLIDLDILERRVPVTEEMPEKSKMGLYFIKDNFFRFWFRYVFANQNYLELENTDYVLQKIKDDFDEFVSITFEDIAPYILFSKEMIKKLPFEPDKWGRWWDRNDEIDLIALNKKEKKALFVECKWSKRPVDVDVMENLKRKANRVEWFKEKRKDYFAIISRKGFTKRLHDYSEKYGVILISIS